One Arachis hypogaea cultivar Tifrunner chromosome 18, arahy.Tifrunner.gnm2.J5K5, whole genome shotgun sequence genomic window, TATATAGAATATAATGGATGCAAAGATACCCAACAAGAGGATACGTTCTGTCCTCCACATGTCTGTTATGCTAACATCGGCATCCGATAAAAGCCAGTAATCAGCGTCACTCTGCATAAAGGGAAAGCAAAATCCTTTTATTATTGAGCTACaagagatttattttgttttcttccgTAGAGACAATGCCAAAAACTTCATGCATCACATGCATAAATTGAGTTTGTAAAATATCTAAAGTTGAGGCCAACTGCTGGAAATTTCTTTGCCGTAAGATACCCTATTCCTCATGATTTGCAATCGTGCATTCTTTACTCCTAGGATTGCTATTTGTAAAATGCAAATCCATGATACAAGTATCTCAAACTCTTGCCATACATACCTCAAAATCTGAAGGAACAATCTTCGTGATCCCACCCGCAAAATCATGTGAATTAGATAAATCTGAAGGCCTATATACATCTTGTATCCCCATTTCAAGGTCCTTGCCTCTATCATTTGAGACCACTGTTGATTGGTGCTTATTGAAATCTGGTCTTGATGGAATATTTGGGCCCACATTAACACCATTAATCTCAAATTTCTCTTCAAATTGACTAGCATGGCAGTGAGAAGAGAACAGATCAGGAATGTCATCGTATTGCATTTTGCAATTGCCATTACCCCAACAGAATGACTTggcatatacaaaaaaaaaaagaagcatacCTAAGAAGATAAACGTCTATTGGGCCCGTTGTGCTTCTCAGGACAATCCTGTATTTCCTCTGAGGATAATCAACAACCTGATAGAACATAGAAAATTTGGCTACGGAAAGATGCCGGGAAAATAGCTTTTATGCTAGTCTTCATAGCCCCTAAAATTACCTCATCAGGATCAGGGACCTCCAAAGTGGTGCAATATGGAGCTTTAATTGCTATCAAGGTTTCATTCTGACAAAAGACAAGGtattcatacaaaaaaaaattatattgtgaGATGCAAGGGAAAATTTAGAATCACCATATAAACTTTTGTTCACAGGATAAAGAAAATCAACCTGAGATGAGGGCAAACTCTTTATATCTTCCTCGGTGACAAAAAGATACCTATGACGAAGGAAATAGGTTACAAAGAATCACATAAAAATTGTGGTTAAATCTGAAAAATAGATACTACCTTTGAGTGTTTTCATCTTCACTAACACCTCTTAATCTTTCTTGCATCTCTCTGCAATAGTTAGAAGATTAAGGATTAGTTAAAAAGATAGCAGACAAGTATAACAACTGTTTAGGGTTTAGTAGAATCAGCAGAGGACACTGAAACCTTATTTGCTCGTCTAACCGGTGCTCCTCATTTGTAAGATTTTCTACTTCAGCCTACAGATTTAAAAgggaaaaaataacaaataaaaaaggaGTTATTTCAAAGTATTCCATATGCCATGCAATACATAATCCTGCATGCATTTCCAGACAACCATGGCAAACCAAATTACATTACTATTGAAATTTAATTCAGAAGATATGTTGGCTATTTGAAaacaaaactaaacaaaatataatgaaaacaTCAGTTTTGTTTGCCTGCCTGCCTTACATTTATGATATAAACTCAAAACACTATAAAAGTGATTCAAGGCCATATTATACATGATATGAATCAAGGAGAATTACTGCCAAGATGCCATATAACCATAAGACAATAATGCAGAGTAAaaggaaaagtctgtaaagtcCTTGACTTTCGAAGGCAATAATTTGTGTGAGCATTTGAGCAGAAAACTTGACTAATTCCTTACCTGTAAACTAGCAAAACTATCAACAGCCTGCCCTGGTCTTGAAACATCCAGTCCCCTGACCAATATCAAAAGAGTTGGTAAAAAAATTCCAACACTTAGGATAACAATATATGACAAGAAAAACAGTGGTATAAAAAGCACTCATACTTCCATTGAATTCTgttctttagtttcttttctataAGGCCAATCCCTTCAAGAACATTCGTTATATCATATATCCTCCTCTTTTGTACCTGCCAATAGAAAAAGCACCTTCAAGTAATCAACCTTTATGCCACGAATCTTTAGACGTGACAGAAAAAATATTCAACCTCTAATGTCTCAGCAGCTTTATTCAAATCAAGAATACCATCCTCTGCTTGTTTGATCAAATTGATGAACTTCTTTGTCAACAGACCTGATTTAAACAAAAGAAACAATAGTTATAAAGGATAATATAAAGTactattttcaatttttcaagcaaggcatataaaagaaatatttacaGAAACTCCAATGGTTGTCATTTAAATAGCAAAGACATGGCAATATTATGCTACCTAAAGAGCTGTCATAACGACATGGACCAGAAGGTGCGAGATTATTTGCTGATGGTGAACCTGCCAGGATGatagaaaattattaaatatgttCTAACTTGGTAACTGAAATATTGCTATACATAGATTCGAtttcatcatttatcaaaccaTAAATATGGAAACCTGCTATACAAAGTCTGAGAGTTAACACTCACTGATATTTGATCCAGGGATTTGAGATCCTGATCTGTTGCATTTTGTAAGTCGAGAGGATTTGCTTGCCTTTCCCGTCTTCCTCGAGATAGGTGTCCGGAAAGGACTATTAACTGCTTCAGTGGATGCTGGAGTCACATTACCAGAATCACCTTCAAGATCAGTTGTAACACTCTTCCGCTTTAATTGCTGAATTTGAGGAACAAAATCCATTTAGTTGCAATCTTGAAATAAATACAAAAGGGGATATAACAGATAAGTTAAGAGTGTAAATAAGTGCATTGTCCTAAGTGATTCATGTACCATAATCATCTCCAATATGGACAATCAATATGTACTTAATTACCACAAAGGATTGTAAAGACATCTACTTATAATATCCTTAATATTACAGATCAAAATATTGGAAAGATGTCAATAGAAATAATTGAATGAAAAAAAGGCAGTGCTCCATTGCATGTATAAGTGCCCATTGCCTTATATGAAGTCAAAAATCTTCCACCTTCTTGATATCAGATCTCATGGAATTCACCAATGAAAACGTAGTCATATTTCCAGGTTGAAAGTTTTTTCTTAATTCACGTAAACTTAACCTATGACCACAAAATCACACATAACTGGCTACTGACCAGTGAAACTAACCAACTCATAAGTCATAATTCAGCTCCAATGTTTCCTTCAGAGTTAATCCACAGTCTAATTCCAACAAATTAACGACTATGCAACTAATTAAAGCCTCAATCGAGCAGATCCCTACAGAATCTTTCGACTAATTACTAAGCTGAAAACCAATtcacaattataaataattctAGAAAAATCACCAACCACCAAAAAttgagaaaacaataataatattgtagCGCGCAAAACAAGAGAGAAAACGAAATAAGTGAAGACCAACAGGAGTTTTAACGGCAATGGCGTCGGCGTCGTTCTGAGAAGTTGTGCGGTGGTCGGTGGCGAAGCGATGGTAGTCTGCGGGCGGAGCAAAAGGCGGTTTGGTGGAAGGGAGGGGCACCTGGCGCTTCATGGAGCGTGCTTGATCCGCGGATCAGAGAGAGACAAGGGTTTTAAGAACGGTGTTTGGCAActcagaaaatggaagaaaaaaaaaagcgggAGAGAGAAAACGAgggaaagataaaataaaaaaataaaaaaggagaaaaaaatataaacgAAGTGAAGGAGGGAATTTGGTTCGGTTTAGATGTCGAGGGAATACATAATAACAAAACCctccaaaaacaaaataaaaagaaaatgttataatAGTcggctgattttttttatataaaaattattgttgtattattttttattataaagaaGTTATGTGTTTTAATTTAGTACGGAAATAATCATAAATTAAAGGGccaattttatgttttaaaaattttaaaaaattaaaattcacaaaTCATTGGGTTAAATTTGTGTAAGGTCACTAATCAGAAGGAGTCAATTTTATGTAAATCTACTAAATAGGAgagttaattttctattttaaaaattttaaaaaattaaaattcacaaaTTGAATGGTTAAATTTATGTAAGTTCACAAATCAAAAGGTCgattatgttttaaaaattttaaaaaatgttaaactTCACAAATCGAAGAATCATATTTCTGATTTTCATATAAAAACACACTATATTTTACAcgttattaaaaatattactataaatttaatatcaaaattttaataataaacaaataaaaaattcatgactctcatttttaaaaaattatatatatttatttttatataaaattaataataaatagttattaaataataatttaattaaatttattaaattattaactaataatttcgtacaaaaataataaataaactttcataaaaattaataaatataaatggaAATTGTTCCCCTAACTGCCACAGTTTGAATTTGGCGTCAGTCACATATTTCTGACATTGaaatttgataaataattaaatataaataaaaactgtttctCTAACCGCTGCGCTTCTATTTAGATTTGGCATCAACTACACATGTCGCTTCGTACTCAACTTCTTCTTTTGATGTCTTCGTTTAGTTCTATATTTCTATCTTGTCCATTCACCAAAAACGtcatcatataaaaataataatattatttttattttaataatatttttttataaatttatataaatatataataaaaaattatataaaaaaatatgataagagATAGAATAAAATTATCATCTTGGTGATAATGATAAGTAaacatattatataaaataatttaataaaatatattaaattatataataaattttaattattatctttttataaaatatcagTAATCATTCTTGTTTTACTAACTAATATTTTGTGTATAAACAATATGAAAAAGTGATAAGTTGATctagtttaatttaaataatatttttcttaaaaataaccTTTTTTATTAAACAACAACATACTATGTTTGAAGTGTATTCGTTTAGAAAATTTTATCTGATACTATAgaaattttagtaataaaaaaaaattaattgagaaTAAATATTAAGAGTACAAAAGAGTGCATACTTATACATAAGAAAATAGTTATAACTAATTCTAAGAACTACTCATTGTGAcggtaattaactaattataatactaactaatttaatgttaagacaaaaaatacataatttttttatttaatattcattaattattgtaataattaatgaatattaaataaaaaagattaaattatttttgaatttttgactagttcttttttattatgaaatatttatgttaatttaattattaattattgaattaaataCATGTGAGTCTAATAAAGTGTGAAAGTAACAATGTAAATAGATGAAGTATTTTAATTTGTGCAGAATCTTAGTAAATAATAGAAGTATaacatattattaataaattttaatataaaatctactaaaatatatttttgttgagtttatgaagttttaaatattttttttaattgaattttgaatatttttattttaaaattttttattttttttcttatattagtTATTAACTATAATATTAGTTGAATTATGTTAATTCTTTAAAATAGTTggtgttacgatgggtaaccggagattattgggttggattagtttggctggcccaatcgtctgaatgAGGAAGTATCCAAGCGGATTGATGATCCAAGGCCCCCGTCCGACTTCGGTATGAgaaaatggggggtggtacctgtaaagacattccgatgccaaagtcagcaaAGGGAGCAAAACAGGTCTAGAGAATATTGGGTCTGAGTGATACCTGAGAAGTGTccgtgtatttatagtggtgaacccataaccaccgttggagtagttccgccatttaaggtggataaccatccctttatcttacggaagttgagatatggctcctggaagtgggtagagagattttaggggcagttactcatttgaatgagtgcttatctgccagctaatccttgttcccgacttctttagggcAAGTCGTGGTAAGAACCGACTTCATAGAGAGAAGGTCGGTGTAGCGCGAGGCTCAATCCTTCGGATTGGGCCTTTCATCTGGACCTGGGTCTtatcattgggccagggtatgaacagtgcccctactcgagcccaatttcttttaagacttgggttcgagtattctactcggggaCGTAGCCGACTTGTGAGGGAACCGACGTGATTGTTCGGAACCGACGTGACTTTCGTGACTTTTTGGTTttcacagttacgtctaatcaaacgtcgcgtccgttagAGGTTTGCGTAGGTATTAATTACCTTGGTAACGGTCCACCCATTAATGACCGCTttccgtttttaccattatgcccctaatgtatctataaatactttccctctctttcgttgtttcgtttctgcgactTTCCAAATTTTCTTCTCATCCGTTCGTGAAACATTTTTGCTTGAAGGCTTTCATTTTCCTCTACCTTTTTCCAGGCAAAGGTTGGTTCTTTCTCCCCTTCTCTTTTACTAAGTGCTTCTGTTtgcatgctttttattatttagaggGAGGGAAGGTGACGTCGTAGGTTTCTGTTTGATTTCATGCCCCCTTAGGAACTCTCGTTTTtgattctttcccttttttctttgtATGTTTTCATCATACCTTAGAAAAGAATGTCTTCTGTAGAAGTTCTTGCTCGATGGGTCGATGTCACGGTCTTAGGAGAGGAACCTTTGGCCGATACCGAATTTATCACCAACCTTCGCACTCATCACcgaatttgtacttctgaggaggaTGAGCCGAAGTATGAATTGGTGGTCCCAggtccggaagaccgggtttgtttcggGAGGGCTTCTGAAGTAGCCCCTCATTTCTTTTACATGTATGAGAGTATGATCACCCGTCTAGgcgtttttctctctttttctaacTTTGAGGTTGCTATCTTACGTCACTGCCGAGTTGCtcctacccagcttcaccccaactcttggggctTTCTGAAAATCTACCAGTTTATCAGCCATGCTTTAGACTTTCCGACTTCCTTACggattttcttttatcttttccacatgaccaagcccttcagtgggcaaaataacaagcaacaatgggtgtctttccgagctatacaaggtcggagagttttcaccttttttgatgaatccttccatgacttcaaaaattattttttcaaagttcaaggtgtagagggtcaccacccctttttcctggatgagaattcttctcctcgctttcctctatactggttggaggcctccccctgcGAGAAATATAGTTTGGATGATCTGGATGAAGTGgaggcagccattgtggggttcctccgagaagtgtgggggagtgCCCCATATCTGGATACCAAAAAATTTTTTCAGGGGTCGCCGACCTTTGTCCAGGCACAACTAGGTagcttttgtttttctactttgtTTCTGACTTGCGATATGTTTTTACCAACTTGTCTGACTTTTTGGCTACTAATTGTTTGTTacagagatggcgaagaagaaCTCTAGTGAGTCTTACCAGAAAGTCCAGGAGGCCAAGGCGAGGTCCCGTGCCAGGACCGGCGGCGCCAGGGTAGTtggtcctcctcttcctcctcctcttcccccTTCTTCCCGAAGTTTGGGGACTCATTCTCAACCCATCGTTATTTCCTCCTCAGCTTCTTCTCAGCCGCCCCCTCCTCCCCGATCTtctcctgagccagagaagaagaagcgcaagactttagagtctagctcttcttttgaaggtgaggctAAGGTGGATGCTCCTGCATTTATCCGGAAATACATATATCCCCATACTCGTataggtatggatgatgtttctatccGGAACCACTTCACTATTCTGGCTCAGGAGAATGTTAGGGCGGCGGCGGTGTGCACCAAGtttcttgatatttttgagaagactcctcttagcTCTCTGGGTTCAACTTCAAGGGTTGAAGAATTGGAGGAAAGGCTTCTCATATATCAGAAACATGAGAAGGAGTTAAAGAAGGAGGTCGCtgagttgaaggaggagagggatgTCCTTCGGGAGAAGGAGAGCAAGTTACAAGTCCAATGCAATATGGAGGAGGGCTTGAGGAAGAAGGCCCAGGAGAGTTATTCGAGTTTGTTCGAGGACCTTGTGGCGGTGAGGAAGGACTTGTTGAATTCTCGGACTGCttatgccgagttggaggactctattgctgagggAGCCGAGGAGGCCTGGAGGATTTTTAAGGAACAGGTCGGAGTCCTTGCTCCCGATCTTGATCTCACTCCTTTGGATCCTGACAAGATTGTCATTGATGATGCCATAGTTTATCCTCCTCCCTCCCCTAAGCCTGTCACTGATTCCGAtctgaagactcgggggcagaggataatCGAGTCCCCTCCTCATTCAAAGGATGCTCCGAGTTCCTCAAGGCCTCGTTCAAAGGATGCTCCGAGTTCCTCAAGGCCTCATGGAACCTCCTCTCCGTCTCCTATGGATACTTCTCTCCCTGGTACTGATGGCGCTCCGACTATTCTTCCTGGCTCTGGTGGTGATCCGACTACTCTTCCTGGCTCTGGTGGTGATAATCTCTAAAAAATTTATTGGCTAtatggggcccggcctgtgggcccccTCTTTTTAAAactcttttatgtttattgtGGTGATTTGGTTGACATTTCTCTTGGCCTTTtgaggccgtaaacaaaatatttataaataccattttttggataagggtttaagtcaccttttgtgtgcatgcttttctgtttttGATACTTTAGGGAATTTCTTCGACcttttttgaaaacctttttctTTGGCTTGTCTGCCCTCCTGAGCTTTTCGCTTTTAGGACATTCTTTTTGCTTTTTGATAGGCTTTTCGATCTCTTTTTCActattccttatactcaactttgtgacttattgagtttttatgacttaggttatttttgcgatgcgttttccTTTCTACTCGGCTTTTCACTCCGACTTATGAGTCGGTATGGTTCCGAGTCTCTTACCatcaacttttataacctctttacaccgacttgtacctcgtcgttttatcttgacgaccatctaggtcggttcatgggattttcacgctttgtcgagcttaagttggcgcgtttcgtagaaagaaaataaacgaaaaggaatttataagagatattgtaaaagatctttatttatttgggaAGGTACTttactgctactaagggtttttaatAGTCTATTCCCCCTTAGcttctactatgatgcctcattaaaaacccttcttcagaaaaaaccctttgatttttgggaaaaaaaatcgtgaagttgggaaaagagtacatcagtgagtagagttcgcttttaactatagtacatTTTCATATTACAAGTATGCCACGAtcttggtaactcggtgccgcttaggtcggtcaccttataatagcATTTTCCTAAGACTTCGCTAactttgtagggtcctttccaattggcagcgagctttccttcccccgatttgttgactccaatgtcgtttctgatcaagatCAAGTCGTTtggggtgaaactccttcgaatgacttttttgttatatctggtagtcatcctttgtttcaatactgcttctcttatctgggcttgttctcgAATTTCGGGGAGTaactcgagctcctctttgtgccccctGTATGTTCCCGATCTCATCACGGAGGATCACCCTTGGGCTTAGCTCACTGATTTCCACTGGTATCATagcttctacgccatagacaagtcggaagggtgtttccccAGTGGCAGATTGTGGCGTCGTCCGataagcccatagcacttgtgggagctcttctgtccaggctccctttgcttcttgtaatcttttctttagccctgccagtatgactttgttggctgcctcggcttgtccattggcttgtggatgttccaccgaggtgaactggtgtttgctTTTCATACTAGCCACTAGGCTtctgaaggtagagtcggtgaactgagttccgttgtctgtagtaatggaataaggtattccataccttgtgatgatatttttgtagaaaaaccTCCTACTTCTTTGGGctgtgatggtggccaatggttctgcttctatccactttgtgaaataatctattcccacgatcaagtatttgacttgtcctggcgcctggggaaaatgacctaacaaatccattccccattttgcgaagggccatggagaagttatactaatgagctcttcggggggagccacgtggaaatttgcatgcatttggcaaggttggcattttttcacaaattctgtggcatctttctgcaaggtcgggcAGTAGAATCCCGCTCGGATTACTTTTCTGGCTAGcgacctggctccgagatggtttccgcagatccgTTGTGGACCTCCTCTAGCACTTCAGTGGTCTTTGAGGTCAATACGCACTTCAACAATGGCattgatattcctcttttataaagGATATTTTTTACCAGAGTGTAAtattgtgcttccctccggactttcttagcctctttttcctccttagggaggatgtcgaattttaggtattcgaccaaaggattcatccatccgaggtttagtcTGGATACCTCAAGGACAT contains:
- the LOC112772308 gene encoding transcription factor E2FB isoform X2, giving the protein MKRQVPLPSTKPPFAPPADYHRFATDHRTTSQNDADAIAVKTPQLKRKSVTTDLEGDSGNVTPASTEAVNSPFRTPISRKTGKASKSSRLTKCNRSGSQIPGSNISSPSANNLAPSGPCRYDSSLGLLTKKFINLIKQAEDGILDLNKAAETLEVQKRRIYDITNVLEGIGLIEKKLKNRIQWKGLDVSRPGQAVDSFASLQAEVENLTNEEHRLDEQIREMQERLRGVSEDENTQRYLFVTEEDIKSLPSSQNETLIAIKAPYCTTLEVPDPDEVVDYPQRKYRIVLRSTTGPIDVYLLSQFEEKFEINGVNVGPNIPSRPDFNKHQSTVVSNDRGKDLEMGIQDVYRPSDLSNSHDFAGGITKIVPSDFESDADYWLLSDADVSITDMWRTERILLLDLQPAKLNGIIWKLQKKIIV
- the LOC112772308 gene encoding transcription factor E2FB isoform X1, with translation MKRQVPLPSTKPPFAPPADYHRFATDHRTTSQNDADAIAVKTPQLKRKSVTTDLEGDSGNVTPASTEAVNSPFRTPISRKTGKASKSSRLTKCNRSGSQIPGSNISSPSANNLAPSGPCRYDSSLGLLTKKFINLIKQAEDGILDLNKAAETLEVQKRRIYDITNVLEGIGLIEKKLKNRIQWKGLDVSRPGQAVDSFASLQAEVENLTNEEHRLDEQIREMQERLRGVSEDENTQRYLFVTEEDIKSLPSSQNETLIAIKAPYCTTLEVPDPDEVVDYPQRKYRIVLRSTTGPIDVYLLSQFEEKFEINGVNVGPNIPSRPDFNKHQSTVVSNDRGKDLEMGIQDVYRPSDLSNSHDFAGGITKIVPSDFESDADYWLLSDADVSITDMWRTEPGEVEWHNLETPKEDYCMTHVSPPPPQTPPSNISEAPSASNPPVA